Proteins from one Drosophila gunungcola strain Sukarami chromosome 3R, Dgunungcola_SK_2, whole genome shotgun sequence genomic window:
- the LOC128251787 gene encoding probable Dol-P-Man:Man(7)GlcNAc(2)-PP-Dol alpha-1,6-mannosyltransferase isoform X1, which produces MDTLVFLTAAAHLVYTPFTKVEESFNLQAMHDILYLRNNFTQYDHHDYPGVVPRTFIGPLLVSMISAPFVLLFETLNINKFWAQYVVRLVLAGAISVAWNKLRQAVTKIYGVEVRLWFTAITITQFHFMFYMTRPLPNIFALPIVLFAIAYWLRDQHKPFIICSGIAILVFRSELALFLGLLLVMSLLQRKISIDGLLKFVLPAGVCILAATVLVDSFFWRRLLWPEGEVLWYNTILNKSSNWGTSPFLWYFYSALPRAMGASLVFVPIGVTLEPRVRPLALSALLFVLLYSVLPHKELRFIIYVFPVLNIAAACACQRIWMNSAKSNWHSFLALGCGAHLLLNVFMTVFLLVISGTNYPGGAALSRLHRLEAGSPNVSVHISNLAAQSGVSRFMEIHDEWTYSKDESMNYTKADLEMFTHLLVEAKNKQNTDLWASLQNQFDTLEFVDCFNSIGIQYNSLLPVRIKTKPCIGILKKRLVPTKEKPKIKEKKTKPTPPAVEKVTPLSPVEDVPTKREEPKIKPNFQVDLDDDDGIVATVEEMSLELDTIINLKLRWKLLRRPPRK; this is translated from the exons ATGGACACCCTGGTGTTTCTGACGGCGGCAGCCCATCTGGTCTACACGCCTTTTACGAAAGTGGAGGAGAGCTTCAATCTGCAGGCCATGCACGACATTCTGTATCTGCGCAACAACTTTACGCAG TACGATCACCATGATTATCCGGGCGTGGTGCCACGCACCTTCATCGGACCGCTGTTGGTGTCCATGATCTCCGCCCCGTTCGTCCTCCTCTTTGAGACTCTGAACATCAACAAGTTCTGGGCCCAATATGTAG TGCGCCTTGTCCTGGCTGGAGCCATCTCCGTGGCCTGGAATAAGCTGCGGCAGGCGGTGACCAAGATTTACGGCGTAGAGGTGCGCCTGTGGTTCACCGCTATCACCATTACGCAGTTCCACTTCATGTTCTACATGACAAGGCCACTGCCCAACATATTTGCCCTTCCCATAG TGCTCTTTGCCATTGCCTATTGGCTGCGCGACCAGCACAAGCCATTCATCATCTGCTCCGGCATAGCTATCCTCGTCTTTCGATCCGAATTGGCTCTATTTTTGGGTCTCTTGCTGGTAATGAGCCTGCTACAGCGCAAAATCTCCATTGATGG GCTGCTGAAGTTTGTGCTGCCAGCAGGGGTTTGCATTTTGGCCGCCACAGTGCTGGTGGACTCTTTCTTCTGGCGCCGACTGCTCTGGCCCGAGGGCGAGGTGCTGTGGTACAACACCATCCTCAACAAGAGCTCTAACTGGGGCACGTCGCCTTTTCTGTGGTACTTTTACTCGGCTCTGCCACGGGCCATGGGCGCATCGTTGGTGTTTGTGCCCATCGGTGTTACTCTGGAGCCACGTGTTCGACCACTGGCTCTGTCAGCCCTGCTCTTTGTCCTGCTCTACTCCGTTCTGCCCCACAAGGAGCTGAGGTTCATCATCTACGTGTTTCCAGTGCTTAACATTGCCGCAGCTTGCGCCTGCCAGCGCAT TTGGATGAACAGCGCAAAGTCGAACTGGCATAGCTTCCTGGCACTTGGCTGCGGAGCTCATCTCCTGTTAAATGTCTTCATGACGGTCTTTCTGCTTGTTATTTCGGGCACTAATTATCCGGGCGGAGCTGCTCTTTCCCGCTTGCATCGCTTGGAGGCAGGCTCTCCGAACGTCTCCGTGCATATTTCCAATTTGGCCGCCCAGAGCGGGGTATCGCGGTTCATGGAAATACACGATGAGTGGACATACAGCAAAGACGAGTCCATGAACTATACTAAAGCAGATTTGGAGATGTTCACCCACCTTTTGGTGGAGGCCAAAAACAAGCAGAACACGGATCTGTGGGCATCGCTTCAAAACCAGTTTGATACTCTGGAGTTCGTAGACTGTTTTAACAGTATTGGCATCCAATACAACTCATTGCTGCCGGTGCGAATTAAAACAAAGCCATGCATTGGAATTCTCAAAAAGCGGTTGGTTCCTACCAAggaaaagccaaaaataaaagaaaaaaagacgAAACCTACACCACCTGCAGTTGAGAAAGTAACTCCTTTGTCACCGGTTGAAGATGTTCCAACGAAAAGAGAGGAACCGAAGATTAAACCGAACTTTCAAGTGGATCTAGATGACGACGATGGCATTGTGGCGACTGTGGAAGAGATGTCTTTAGAGCTAGACACGATAATTAACCTGAAGCTGAGGTGGAAGCTATTGAGACGACCGCcaaggaaataa
- the LOC128251787 gene encoding probable Dol-P-Man:Man(7)GlcNAc(2)-PP-Dol alpha-1,6-mannosyltransferase isoform X2, with translation MFYMTRPLPNIFALPIVLFAIAYWLRDQHKPFIICSGIAILVFRSELALFLGLLLVMSLLQRKISIDGLLKFVLPAGVCILAATVLVDSFFWRRLLWPEGEVLWYNTILNKSSNWGTSPFLWYFYSALPRAMGASLVFVPIGVTLEPRVRPLALSALLFVLLYSVLPHKELRFIIYVFPVLNIAAACACQRIWMNSAKSNWHSFLALGCGAHLLLNVFMTVFLLVISGTNYPGGAALSRLHRLEAGSPNVSVHISNLAAQSGVSRFMEIHDEWTYSKDESMNYTKADLEMFTHLLVEAKNKQNTDLWASLQNQFDTLEFVDCFNSIGIQYNSLLPVRIKTKPCIGILKKRLVPTKEKPKIKEKKTKPTPPAVEKVTPLSPVEDVPTKREEPKIKPNFQVDLDDDDGIVATVEEMSLELDTIINLKLRWKLLRRPPRK, from the exons ATGTTCTACATGACAAGGCCACTGCCCAACATATTTGCCCTTCCCATAG TGCTCTTTGCCATTGCCTATTGGCTGCGCGACCAGCACAAGCCATTCATCATCTGCTCCGGCATAGCTATCCTCGTCTTTCGATCCGAATTGGCTCTATTTTTGGGTCTCTTGCTGGTAATGAGCCTGCTACAGCGCAAAATCTCCATTGATGG GCTGCTGAAGTTTGTGCTGCCAGCAGGGGTTTGCATTTTGGCCGCCACAGTGCTGGTGGACTCTTTCTTCTGGCGCCGACTGCTCTGGCCCGAGGGCGAGGTGCTGTGGTACAACACCATCCTCAACAAGAGCTCTAACTGGGGCACGTCGCCTTTTCTGTGGTACTTTTACTCGGCTCTGCCACGGGCCATGGGCGCATCGTTGGTGTTTGTGCCCATCGGTGTTACTCTGGAGCCACGTGTTCGACCACTGGCTCTGTCAGCCCTGCTCTTTGTCCTGCTCTACTCCGTTCTGCCCCACAAGGAGCTGAGGTTCATCATCTACGTGTTTCCAGTGCTTAACATTGCCGCAGCTTGCGCCTGCCAGCGCAT TTGGATGAACAGCGCAAAGTCGAACTGGCATAGCTTCCTGGCACTTGGCTGCGGAGCTCATCTCCTGTTAAATGTCTTCATGACGGTCTTTCTGCTTGTTATTTCGGGCACTAATTATCCGGGCGGAGCTGCTCTTTCCCGCTTGCATCGCTTGGAGGCAGGCTCTCCGAACGTCTCCGTGCATATTTCCAATTTGGCCGCCCAGAGCGGGGTATCGCGGTTCATGGAAATACACGATGAGTGGACATACAGCAAAGACGAGTCCATGAACTATACTAAAGCAGATTTGGAGATGTTCACCCACCTTTTGGTGGAGGCCAAAAACAAGCAGAACACGGATCTGTGGGCATCGCTTCAAAACCAGTTTGATACTCTGGAGTTCGTAGACTGTTTTAACAGTATTGGCATCCAATACAACTCATTGCTGCCGGTGCGAATTAAAACAAAGCCATGCATTGGAATTCTCAAAAAGCGGTTGGTTCCTACCAAggaaaagccaaaaataaaagaaaaaaagacgAAACCTACACCACCTGCAGTTGAGAAAGTAACTCCTTTGTCACCGGTTGAAGATGTTCCAACGAAAAGAGAGGAACCGAAGATTAAACCGAACTTTCAAGTGGATCTAGATGACGACGATGGCATTGTGGCGACTGTGGAAGAGATGTCTTTAGAGCTAGACACGATAATTAACCTGAAGCTGAGGTGGAAGCTATTGAGACGACCGCcaaggaaataa
- the LOC128251797 gene encoding mannose-6-phosphate isomerase has translation MELTGWVKNYDWGRRGINSAVAQLAMANDPDFRLDEEETYAEMWMGTHVCGVSVVKETGETLDRVLKQDLSYLFKVLSINKALSIQVHPNKCEAERLHKERPEIYRDPNHKPELAIALTPFLALVGFMPAKDIRDYIDEFQPLSKLIGKEAVDQLHDAPNGESIKLCYEKLMKTEEAAIAKCINDIAKDYQKELKSNDLLEVFTNVNRDFPGDVGVLSLFFLNLIRLKPGQAIYLGANEIHAYLDGDCVECMACSDNVIRAGLTPKYKDVDQLLNSVIFESNRKEFIPYRVDEQVQVYIPPVSDFAVINVNIDHTLESYKLEIQAFGSILIVLKGSRTLKLKTKEGVKEIVVTRGSIVYIPAEAAPEIEFAQAEDCDEDFSGYIATSNYFRAA, from the exons ATGGAACTGACTGGATGGGTTAAGAACTACGACTGGGGTCGCAGGGGCATCAACTCCGCCGTGGCCCAGCTGGCCATGGCCAACGATCCGGACTTCCGGCTGGACGAGGAGGAGACCTACGCGGAGATGTGGATGGGCACCCATGTGTGCGGCGTGTCCGTGGTCAAGGAAACCGGCGAGACCCTGGACCGGGTACTGAAGCAGGATCTGTCGTACCTGTTCAAGGTGCTGAGCATCAACAAGGCGCTCAGCATCCAGGTGCATCCGAACAAGTGTGAGGCGGAGCGACTGCACAAGGAGCGCCCGGAAATCTATAGGGATCCCAACCACAAGCCGGAACTGGCCATTGCCCTGACACCTTTTCTGGCTCTGGTGGGATTCATGCCGGCCAAGGACATCAGGGACTACATAGACGAGTTCCAGCCACTCAGCAAACTGATTGGCAAGGAGGCCGTGGACCAGCTTCACGACGCACCCAATGGTGAGAGCATTAAGCTGTGCTACGAGAAGCTGATGAAGACGGAGGAGGCGGCCATAGCCAAGTGCATCAATGACATAGCCAAGGATTACCAGAAGG AACTGAAGTCCAACGATTTGCTGGAGGTGTTCACGAACGTGAACAGGGATTTTCCCGGCGATGTGGGTGTGCTGTCACTGTTTTTCCTTAACCTGATCCGCCTGAAACCCGGACAGGCCATCTACCTGGGCGCCAACGAGATCCACGCCTACCTGGACGGCGATTGCGTGGAGTGCATGGCATGCTCGGACAATGTGATACGCGCCGGACTCACTCCCAAGTACAAGGACGTGGACCAGCTGCTGAACTCTGTGATCTTCGAGAGCAACCGCAAGGAGTTCATCCCCTACCGCGTCGATGAGCAGGTCCAGGTGTATATTCCGCCAGTGTCCGATTTTGCCGTGATTAATGTGAACATTGATCACACTCTGGAATCGTACAAACTGGAAATCCAAGCCTTCGGCTCTATACTGATAGTCCTGAAGGGATCCCGCACCCTTAAGCTGAAAACCAAGGAGGGAGTCAAGGAGATCGTGGTCACACGTGGCAGCATTGTGTACATTCCCGCCGAGGCAGCTCCGGAAATCGAGTTCGCCCAGGCCGAAGATTGCGACGAAGACTTCAGCGGCTACATAGCAACGAGCAACTACTTTCGAGCGGCCTAA
- the LOC128251806 gene encoding synaptosomal-associated protein 25, whose product MAAVENAEPRTELQELQFKSGQVADESLESTRRMLSLMDESKEAGIRTLVALDDQGEQLDRIEEGMDRINADMREAEKNLSGMEKCCGICVLPWKKVNIKDDGESAWKANDDGKIVASQPQRVIDERERGGMGAPPQSGYVARITNDAREDEMDENLGQVNSMLGNLRNMALDMGSELENQNKQVDRINAKGDANNIRMDGVNKRANNLLKS is encoded by the coding sequence ATGGCCGCCGTGGAGAATGCCGAACCCCGCACAGAGCTGCAGGAGCTGCAGTTCAAGTCCGGCCAGGTGGCGGATGAGTCCCTGGAGAGCACGCGGCGGATGCTCAGCTTGATGGACGAGAGCAAGGAGGCGGGCATCCGCACCCTGGTGGCCTTGGACGACCAGGGCGAGCAGTTGGACCGCATTGAGGAGGGCATGGACCGGATCAACGCGGACATGCGGGAGGCGGAGAAGAATCTCAGCGGCATGGAGAAGTGCTGCGGCATCTGCGTGCTGCCCTGGAAGAAGGTGAACATCAAGGACGACGGGGAGAGCGCCTGGAAGGCCAACGACGATGGCAAGATCGTGGCCAGCCAGCCGCAGCGGGTCATCGACGAGCGGGAACGCGGCGGCATGGGTGCTCCCCCGCAGTCTGGCTATGTGGCCAGGATTACGAACGATGCACGCGAGGACGAGATGGACGAGAACCTTGGACAGGTCAATTCCATGCTGGGCAACCTGCGCAACATGGCCCTGGACATGGGCTCCGAGCTGGAGAACCAGAACAAGCAGGTGGATCGCATCAACGCCAAGGGCGATGCCAACAACATTCGCATGGACGGCGTCAACAAGCGCGCCAACAACCTGCTCAAGAGTTAA
- the LOC128251786 gene encoding uncharacterized protein LOC128251786 — MDDSRRSMAGKIDSRRSSMATNDESVTMYLSFDADDTLSSKWQSAMVTQSSQYLEVHNSKLEANVEKVSEDHDLRRSVLKDLQQLAIGEPDQSSPLRPFDKSILNLHNALCSTPSKDKPGADSVPQIMTMDLTNVDDKENTQPGEDNHTGGENSTLSSSVDLTANTVKANTLKTEDATMDDVSMQDTPKPQASSQVYPLSANVVLENITEVSNEGVSMLASPTEKEVPQVTEVVNEVTELIAKALKISTDSVKPSSSKSKVEVGKKRQSMCSTYSGALPRPRRSFLPTTSAETRTYSFKQRMSVVVKTTLNSPARKLSAGGGLAVNRRSCLPVSKLTKATNRKSLAVTSSRSPQKITPKLAKPPAKSIPDSVFNCKSCGTTFRLKSLLDMHMRVHDLVDNGPKTLKRLNTNPAGAGVSKNRCKFCDKNFALERALHIHLMQNCDKIPPAEKRKLQFTELNHEKKAQLPKIGATSVVPAPVPVPQKPQHRMSTIPRMASSKMAQPMAPPSVKKVPKNVAHAGVYRTPTKSVPCHICKQSFKSILEFTNHSLTVHAKSQPQEVIGGEDAQSAKD; from the exons ATGGACGATTCGCGCAGATCGATGGCGGGAAAG ATCGATTCCCGCCGCTCGTCAATGGCGACCAACGATGAGAGCGTTACAATGTACCTCTCCTTTGACGCGGACGACACTCTGTCCAGCAAGTGGCAATCTGCAATGGTCACACAGAGCAGCCAGTACTTGGAGGTCCACAACAGCAAGCTGGAGGCCAACGTGGAAAAGGTTTCGGAAGACCATGATCTCAGGCGCTCCGTCCTGAAGGATCTGCAGCAGCTGGCCATTGGCGAACCGGACCAAAGCTCTCCACTTCGCCCATTTGACAAGAGTATACTCAACCTGCACAACGCCTTGTGCTCCACTCCCTCTAAGGACAAACCTGGGGCCGACTCCGTTCCACAGATTATGACCATGGACCTGACTAATGTGGACGACAAGGAGAACACCCAGCCGGGTGAAGATAACCATACTGGCGGCGAAAACTCAACGCTGTCCAGTTCCGTGGACTTGACCGCCAACACGGTGAAGGCCAACACCCTGAAGACCGAGGACGCCACCATGGATGATGTCTCAATGCAGGATACCCCCAAGCCCCAGGCTTCAAGCCAAGTCTATCCTTTGAGTGCCAACGTGGTTCTGGAGAACATAACTGAAG TGTCCAATGAAGGAGTGTCCATGCTGGCCTCGCCAACTGAAAAGGAGGTGCCCCAGGTCACAGAGGTGGTAAACGAAGTCACGGAGCTAATTGCCAAAGCATTGAAAATCTCCACCGACTCTGTCAAGCCATCTTCTTCAAAATCAAAAGTAGAGGTGGGCAAAAAGAGGCAGTCCATGTGTTCCACCTATTCGGGCGCCTTGCCACGCCCGCGACGCTCGTTTCTGCCTACCACCAGTGCCGAAACCCGCACATACTCATTCAAGCAGCGCATGTCGGTTGTGGTCAAGACCACGCTTAACAGTCCAGCCCGCAAGCTGAGTGCGGGCGGCGGCTTGGCAGTGAACCGCCGCAGCTGTTTGCCAGTGTCCAAGCTTACAAAGGCTACCAACCGCAAGTCGCTCGCTGTCACCAGCAGCCGTTCGCCCCAGAAGATCACACCCAAGCTGGCCAAACCTCCGGCCAAAAGCATTCCAGACTCTGTATTTAACTGCAAGTCTTGCGGAACCACCTTTCGCTTAAAGTCACTACTGGATATGCATATGCGTGTGCACGACTTGGTGGACAACGGACCCAAGACGCTGAAGCGTCTGAATACCAATCCAGCTGGGGCGGGCGTCTCCAAGAACCGCTGCAAGTTTTGCGACAAGAACTTCGCCTTGGAGCGCGCCCTGCACATTCACTTGATGCAAAACTGCGACAAGATCCCGCCGGCAGAGAAGCGCAAGCTGCAGTTCACCGAACTGAACCACGAGAAGAAGGCCCAGCTGCCCAAGATCGGTGCCACCAGTGTTGTTCCCGCACCAGTGCCTGTGCCGCAGAAGCCCCAGCACCGCATGAGCACGATACCGAGAATGG CTTCCTCGAAAATGGCCCAGCCCATGGCCCCGCCGTCCGTAAAGAAGGTTCCCAAGAATGTGGCGCATGCCGGCGTTTACCGTACTCCCACTAAGTCTGTGCCCTGCCACATCTGTAAGCAGTCCTTCAAAAGCATACTCGAGTTCACCAACCACAGCCTGACTGTGCATGCAAAGAGCCAGCCGCAGGAGGTGATCGGCGGAGAGGACGCACAGAGTGCCAAGGATTAA
- the LOC128251801 gene encoding mediator of RNA polymerase II transcription subunit 6, with the protein MASRQMTNDHLRLSWHDTQMMATLSPQSVMDYFCRKSNPFYDHMCNNETVRMQRLGPEHLHNMIGLEYILLHVAEPILYVIRKQHRHNPSEATPIADYYIIGGTVYKAPDLANVINARILNTVVNLQSAFEEASSYARYHPNKGYTWDFSSNKVLSDKSKSDKKDANSAKDENSGTLFQKQRVDMLLAELLRKFPPPIPPMLQNLQQPLPAGDELNAAGNASEMNNATGPLDIKTEGVDMKPPPEKKTK; encoded by the exons ATGGCCAGCCGACAGATGACAAACGACCATCTGCGCCTCTCCTGGCACGACACCCAGATGATGGCCACCCTGAGCCCGCAGAGCGTCATGGACTACTTCTGCCGAAAGTCGAATCCCTTCTACGACCACATGTGCAACAACGAGACCGTTCGGATGCAGCGCCTAGGCCCGGAGCACCTGCA CAACATGATCGGCCTGGAGTACATCCTGCTGCATGTCGCTGAGCCTATTCTCTATGTGATCCGCAAGCAGCACCGTCACAATCCCTCCGAGGCCACTCCCATAGCCGACTACTACATTATCGGAGGCACCGTCTACAAGGCGCCCGATCTGGCCAACGTCATAAATGCCCGAATC CTCAACACCGTGGTGAATCTGCAATCCGCCTTCGAAGAAGCCAGCAGCTATGCCCGCTATCATCCCAACAAGGGCTACACCTGGGACTTTTCCTCCAACAAAGTTT TATCTGACAAATCCAAGTCGGACAAGAAGGACGCCAACTCGGCGAAGGATGAAAACAGTGGAACTTTGTTCCAGAAGCAGCGGGTGGACATGCTGTTGGCCGAACTATTGCGAAAATTTCCTCCGCCCATACCGCCGATGCTGCAGAATCTCCAGCAGCCCCTGCCAGCGGGCGATGAGTTGAACGCAGCAGGAAACGCCTCTGAAATGAACAATGCCACAGGACCCCTGGACATCAAAACAGAGGGTGTGGACATGAAGCCACCGCCCGAAAAGAAAACCAAGTGA
- the LOC128251809 gene encoding N-alpha-acetyltransferase 80 isoform X2, which translates to MGLPPFNVSGSPFNVVPIHNYPELMKDTCALINAEWPRSETARMRSLEASCDTLPCSLVLTTEGMCRVIAHLKLSPITSKKKACFVESVVVDKRHRGQGFGKLIMKFAEDYCRVVLDLKTIYLSTIDQDGFYERIGYEYCAPVTMYGPRHCELPSLQNAKKKYMKKVL; encoded by the exons ATG GGGCTTCCACCATTCAATGTCAGCGGCAGTCCGTTCAACGTGGTGCCTATCCACAACTACCCGGAGCTGATGAAGGACACTTGCGCCCTGATCAACGCCGAGTGGCCCCGATCGGAAACGGCGCGCATGCGCTCCCTGGAGGCCTCCTGCGACACACTGCCCTGTAGCCTGGTGCTGACTACCGAGGGCATGTGCCGCGTGATCGCCCACCTGAAGCTCAGCCCGATCACCTCAAAGAAGAAGGCATGCTTCGTGGAGTCCGTGGTGGTGGACAAGAGGCACCGCGGCCAGGGATTCGGCAAGCTGATCATGAAGTTCGCCGAGGACTATTGCCGCGTTGTGCTGGACCTCAAGACCATCTATCTGTCCACCATCGACCAGGATGGTTTTTACGAGCGCATCGGTTACGAGTACTGCGCACCCGTCACGATGTACGGTCCGCGTCACTGCGAGCTGCCCAGTCtgcaaaatgccaaaaagaaataCATGAAAAAGGTCTTATAG
- the LOC128251809 gene encoding N-alpha-acetyltransferase 80 isoform X1, with protein MRYIKPEPYYEGLPPFNVSGSPFNVVPIHNYPELMKDTCALINAEWPRSETARMRSLEASCDTLPCSLVLTTEGMCRVIAHLKLSPITSKKKACFVESVVVDKRHRGQGFGKLIMKFAEDYCRVVLDLKTIYLSTIDQDGFYERIGYEYCAPVTMYGPRHCELPSLQNAKKKYMKKVL; from the exons ATGCGCTACATAAAGCCGGAGCCGTACTATGAA GGGCTTCCACCATTCAATGTCAGCGGCAGTCCGTTCAACGTGGTGCCTATCCACAACTACCCGGAGCTGATGAAGGACACTTGCGCCCTGATCAACGCCGAGTGGCCCCGATCGGAAACGGCGCGCATGCGCTCCCTGGAGGCCTCCTGCGACACACTGCCCTGTAGCCTGGTGCTGACTACCGAGGGCATGTGCCGCGTGATCGCCCACCTGAAGCTCAGCCCGATCACCTCAAAGAAGAAGGCATGCTTCGTGGAGTCCGTGGTGGTGGACAAGAGGCACCGCGGCCAGGGATTCGGCAAGCTGATCATGAAGTTCGCCGAGGACTATTGCCGCGTTGTGCTGGACCTCAAGACCATCTATCTGTCCACCATCGACCAGGATGGTTTTTACGAGCGCATCGGTTACGAGTACTGCGCACCCGTCACGATGTACGGTCCGCGTCACTGCGAGCTGCCCAGTCtgcaaaatgccaaaaagaaataCATGAAAAAGGTCTTATAG
- the LOC128251807 gene encoding flavin reductase (NADPH), whose translation MQRIAIIGGTGMTGECAVDHALQKGLTVKLLYRSEKTVPERFKSKVELVKGDVTNYEDVRGLIEGVEAVAVILGTRNKLEATTELSRGTENLIKAMKEAKLTKFSIVMSSFLLRTLQEVPAVFHRLNEEHQRMLDLTKASGLDWIAILPPHIADEPATGYTVVHDEAPGRMVSKYDLGKFIIDSLEQPEHYGKVCGIGKSPKSA comes from the exons ATGCAACGCATTGCTATCATTGGAGGAACCGGCATGACCGGCGAATGTGCCGTGGATCATGCCTTGCAAAAGG GTCTCACGGTAAAACTGCTGTATCGCAGCGAGAAAACTGTTCCAGAGCGATTCAAGTCCAAAGTGGAACTGGTCAAGGGCGATGTGACCAACTACGAGGATGTGAGAGGCCTCATTGAGGGCGTAGAGGCGGTGGCCGTCATCCTGGGCACCCGCAACAAGCTGGAGGCCACCACGGAACTCTCCCGTGGCACCGAGAACCTCATCAAGGCCATGAAGGAGGCCAAGCTGACCAAGTTCTCCATCGTCATGTCCTCGTTTCTCCTGCGCACGCTTCAGGAGGTGCCCGCTGTATTCCACCGCCTGAACGAGGAGCACCAGCGCATGCTGGACCTGACCAAGGCCTCCGGATTGGACTGGATTGCCATCCTGCCGCCGCACATCGCTGATGAGCCGGCCACCGGCTACACCGTGGTGCACGATGAGGCCCCCGGCCGCATGGTATCCAAGTACGATCTGGGAAAGTTCATTATCGACAGTCTGGAGCAGCCGGAACACTACGGCAAGGTGTGCGGCATTGGCAAGAGTCCCAAAAGTGCCTAG